From Suncus etruscus isolate mSunEtr1 chromosome 6, mSunEtr1.pri.cur, whole genome shotgun sequence, one genomic window encodes:
- the UTP11 gene encoding LOW QUALITY PROTEIN: probable U3 small nucleolar RNA-associated protein 11 (The sequence of the model RefSeq protein was modified relative to this genomic sequence to represent the inferred CDS: deleted 1 base in 1 codon): protein MAAAFRKAAKSRQREHRERSQPGFRKHLGLLEKKKDYKLRADDYRKKQEYLRALRKKALEKNPDEFYYKMTRVKLQDGVHIIKETKEEVTPEQLKLMRTQDVKYVEMKRVAEAKKIERLKSELHLLDFQGKQQNKHVFFFDTKKEVEQFDVATHLRTAPELVDRVFNRPTIETLQKQKMKGITFDIRPKRIAKESQKQYNCLTQRIEREKKLFVIAQKIQTRKDLMDKTQKVKVKKETVNSPAIYKFQGRRKR, encoded by the exons ATGGCGGCAGCCTTTAGGAAGGCGGCCAAGTCCCGGCAGCGGGAGCACCGAGAACGAAGCCAG CCTGGCTTTCGAAAACATCTGGGTCtgctggagaaaaagaaagattacaAACTTCGTGCAGA TGACTACCGAAAAAAGCAGGAATACCTTAGAGCTCTGCGGAAGAAGGCTCTTGAAAAGAATCCAGATGAATTCTACTATAAAATGACTCGAGTTAAATTGCAG GATGGAGTTCATATTATTAAGGAGACTAAGGAAGAAGTAACTCCAGAACAGCTGAAATTGATGAGAACTCAGGATGTCAAATatgtagaaatgaaaagggttgCTGAAGCTAAG aaaattgaaagactaaAGTCAGAGCTCCATCTGCTGGATTTCCAGGGGAAGCAACAGAATaagcatgtg tttttttttgacaccaAAAAAGAAG TTGAACAGTTTGATGTTGCAACTCACCTGCGAACAGCCCCGGAACTAGTTGACAGAGTATTTAATAGACCCACAATAGAAACCTTGCAGAAGCAGAAAATGAAAGGCATCACCTTTGATATCCGACCTAag AGGATAGCTAAAGAAAGCCAAAAGCAGTATAACTGCCTGACACAACGAATTGAGCGTGAGAAGAAATTGTTTGTTATTGCACAGAAGATTCAGACACGCAAAGATCTTATG gATAAAACTCAGAAAgtgaaagtgaagaaagaaacaGTGAACTCCCCAGCTATTTACAAATTTCAGGGTCGTCGAAAACGTTGA